A stretch of DNA from Cryptosporangium aurantiacum:
CCGCCAGGTAGATCGGCGCGTTGTGGTGGACGAACGGCAGCGGCACGAACTCGGTGAAACCACCCGTCTCGTCCTGGATCTGGGCCAGCGTCCGGAAGTGCCCCAGCCAGTGCCCGGAGTGGTCGACGTGCCCGTACATCATCGTGGACGACGAGCGGATCCCCAGCTCGTGCGCGGTCTTCACGATCGAGATCCACTCCGCGGCCGGCAGCTTGCCCTTGGTGAGCACCCACCGGACCTCGTCGTCGAGGATCTCGGCGGCGGTACCCGGGATCGTGTCGAGCCCCGCCTCCTTCATCATCACCAGCCAGTCGCGCACCGACATGTTCGCCTTGGCGCTGGCGGTCGCGACCTCCATCGGGCTGAACGCGTGCACATGCATGCCCGGCACCCGCTCCTTGACCGCCCGCACCAGGTCGGCGTAGCCGCGCCCGGACAACTCCGGGTCGATGCCGCCCTGCATGCACACCTCGGTCGCGCCGACCGCCCACGCGTCCGCGGCCCGGTCGGCCACCTCGTCGTTGGACAGGCGGTACGCGTCGGCGTCGGTGCGGCGCTGCGCGAACGCGCAGAACCGGCAGCCCACGTAACAGACGTTCGTGAAGTTGATGTTCCGGTTCACCACGTACGTGATCGCGTCACCGACTACCTCTTTGCGCAGGTCGTCGGCCAGCCGCGTGAGCGTCTCCAGCGCGGCGCCCTCGGCGCCGAACAACGCCAGCGCCGCGTCGGTGTTCACCTCGTCGAGCAGTGCGGCCGGGTTCTCTGCCGCGATGCTCAAGCCTTTGCGGACGTCGTCCGCAAGCCGTTCGGGGGCGCGCTGCGGGCCGCTCTCGACGTGTTCCGCGACGGCCTCCCAGTCGCCGTAGACGGTCGAGAAGTCACCGCGGCGGTCGTCGGTGCGGCCGGTCGTATCGATCGTGGCGTGCAGATCGATCCGGCCGACGCTCTCGGCCAGCGCCGGGTCGGGCTCCTGCCACGGGCGGCCGACAGGAACGGCCTTTTCATCGGCGAGGCCGGTCGACGGGTCCATCAGCGCTGCCACGTGGGCGGCGACACGCGGATCGATCCACGGCTCGCCGGCCAGCACGTACTTCGGGTGCGCGGTGAGGCGCTCGCGCAGCGTGAACCCGGCGTTCTCGCTGCGACGGGCCAGCTCGTCGATCTGCGGCCACGGACGCTCGGGGTTGACGTGGTCGGGGGTCACCGGCGAGACGCCGCCCCAGTCGTCGATACCCGCGCGGAGCAGCAGCGCGTACTCGTCGGTCGTCTCCGCCGCCTCCGGCGTGTGCAGCTCGTCCAGGAGGTTCGGCGGCGCCTGCAGACGCATTTTCGGGCCGAGCACTAGCCGAGCCGTCGCGACCGTCGCCAGGAAGTCCTCGAAGTCGGCGTCCGGCTCGTTGCGCATCGCGGTGTCGGGCTTCGAGCGGAAGTTCTGGATGATGACTTCCTGGATGTGCCCGTACTCGCGGGCCGACTGCCGGATCGCGAACAGCGACTCGGCGCGCTCCTCGTGCGTCTCGCCGATGCCGACCAGGATGCCGGTGGTGAACGGCACCCCGACCCGTCCGGCGTCGGTCAGCGCCCGGAGCCGGACCGCGGGCTCCTTGTCCGGCGAGCCGTAGTGCGGGCCGCCCGGCTCGCTCCACAGCCGAGTGGCGGTGGTCTCCAGCATCATGCCCATGCTCGGCGCGACCGGCTTGAGCCGCTGCAGCTCGGCCCAGCTCATCACACCCGGGTTGAGGTGCGGCAGCAGGCCGGTCTCCTCGAGCACCGCGATCGCGCATGCCCGCACGTAGTCCAACGTGGATGCGTAGCCGCGGGAGTCCAGCCACTCGCGGGCGGCAGGCCAGCGCTCCTCCGGACGGTCGCCGAGCGTGAACAGTGCTTCCTTGCAGCCCTGTTCGGCGCCTTGGCGGGCGATCTCGACGACCTCGTCGCGGTCGAGGAACGTGTGCGGCACCTTGTGCGGCACGGTCGCGAACGTGCAGTAGTGACAGCGGTCGCGACACAGCCGCGTGACCGGGATGAACACCTTGCGGGAGTACGTGACGATCCCCGGCCGCCCGGCGTCGACCAGGCCGGCGTCCCGGACCCGGGACGCGATCGTCAGGAGCTCTTCGAGGTGGTCACCCCGAGCGGTGAGCAGCGTGGCGGCTTCGCCCGGGTCGAGGCTGACACCGTCCCGGGCGCGCCGCAATGCACGTTTGAGACCTCGATCGTCCGGATTTCCGGTGGTGGCGACGTTCCGGCGCGTGACCTCGACCATGACGGCCACCCTATGTCGCTGCGGAGCCGGTTGACCGAGGGGTTTTTGTGGCGCGGGTTACCTCTCGTCGTCGGCGCGCGGGCGGTGGGCGCCGCCCTGCTCCGGCGGGAGGAGGTCGTTCACGTTGACGACGTTCGTGTCCTGGCCGGGCGGGTTCGGGTAACCGCTGGTCGGGCGGGGGTAGCCGCTGGTCGGCGCGGACGCGGGCGGTGCGTAGCCGGGCTGCGCCGGGTAGGCACCGCCGGGAGCGCCGTACGGTGCGCCCGAGCCGGGCTGCCCCGGGTAGGGCTGGCCGGGCTGGTTGGGCTGGTTGGGCTGGTTGGGCGCGCCGAAGGGGCCGCCCGAGCTCGGCGGGGCGTATGCGGCGGGCTGGCCGGAGGTCGGCGCCTGGCTCGGCCACGAGTGCTGCCCCGTCTGCGGCTGCCCGGGTGCGGGCTGGCTGGGCTGTCCGGGCCAGGCTGGCTGGGCCGACTGTCCGGAGGGGTCGTAGTGGGCACCGGACGTGGGGATCGCCGAGGTGGGCTGCCCCGACGTCGGCTGACCCGGGTAACCCTGGGCGGCCTGGCCGGGCCACGGCGACTGCGCCGGCCAACCCTGCTGGGGCTGACCCGGCTGACCCGGCTGACCCGGCTGGCCGGGGTAGGGAGCCTGGCCGTACGGGCTGCCGGGCACCGCCGCCGGGCGGGAACCCCGCACGGCGAGCAGCGTCTGGAGCGCGAAGAACAGCACGCCGGCCACCAGCGCCAGCCAGGCGAGCCCTTCCAGGAACGCGACGAACGTCGCCCCGACCGAGTAGCCCGACGCGAACGTGCTGAGCATCGTCACCAGCCCGAACAGGGCAGCGAAGCCCAGCTCGGCCACGGCGATCGTGGCGGCCAGCGGCACGAGTTTGTCCTTCGCCGGACGCACGACGGCGACCAGC
This window harbors:
- a CDS encoding bifunctional FO biosynthesis protein CofGH; translation: MVEVTRRNVATTGNPDDRGLKRALRRARDGVSLDPGEAATLLTARGDHLEELLTIASRVRDAGLVDAGRPGIVTYSRKVFIPVTRLCRDRCHYCTFATVPHKVPHTFLDRDEVVEIARQGAEQGCKEALFTLGDRPEERWPAAREWLDSRGYASTLDYVRACAIAVLEETGLLPHLNPGVMSWAELQRLKPVAPSMGMMLETTATRLWSEPGGPHYGSPDKEPAVRLRALTDAGRVGVPFTTGILVGIGETHEERAESLFAIRQSAREYGHIQEVIIQNFRSKPDTAMRNEPDADFEDFLATVATARLVLGPKMRLQAPPNLLDELHTPEAAETTDEYALLLRAGIDDWGGVSPVTPDHVNPERPWPQIDELARRSENAGFTLRERLTAHPKYVLAGEPWIDPRVAAHVAALMDPSTGLADEKAVPVGRPWQEPDPALAESVGRIDLHATIDTTGRTDDRRGDFSTVYGDWEAVAEHVESGPQRAPERLADDVRKGLSIAAENPAALLDEVNTDAALALFGAEGAALETLTRLADDLRKEVVGDAITYVVNRNINFTNVCYVGCRFCAFAQRRTDADAYRLSNDEVADRAADAWAVGATEVCMQGGIDPELSGRGYADLVRAVKERVPGMHVHAFSPMEVATASAKANMSVRDWLVMMKEAGLDTIPGTAAEILDDEVRWVLTKGKLPAAEWISIVKTAHELGIRSSSTMMYGHVDHSGHWLGHFRTLAQIQDETGGFTEFVPLPFVHHNAPIYLAGIARPGPTNAQNRAVHALARLALHGRIDHIQCSWVKLGDAGAVQILNGGADDVGGTLMEETISRMAGSENGSERSVEELHAMAAAAGRPVRQRTTTYGVVPSRPTLTLA